The Puniceicoccaceae bacterium genome segment GCAGCTATGAGTTCGTCGTTAAACGCTCCCATCGCCTGCATCAGCTCCGGACTCGGAGGCACACCGTTTTCACTGTCTTGGGTCGCTTTGACCAGAATCATTACTTTCATTCCATTTTCCTTTCGATTCGGGGGTTGTTGTGGGACCGCAGCACAAGGCTTCGTGGTCGCATTCCATGGAGTGTTTTTCCGGAGACGAACCGAACCTGCTGAAGGCTTTCAAATACCATTGCAGCTCGATCCGATCATAGGTCACCACCGGAATGGGACTCCATTGTCGATGGTTCTGATACATTCAAAAACAAGCTAAAATCAGGCGGTTGCAGATTTCCCGCCGCGTTCCATTTTTTCGGCAAATTCAGGATCCACCGAACGGATTTCAAAGGGACCGATGCGAACGCCCGGATGTTGGCTCATCAGCGAAATCGCATGATTCAGGTCGCGGGCCTCCAGCATCAATATGCCACCGAGAACCTCCTTGGTCTCTGCAAACGGACCCTCCGTCACCGCAACCGCACCGTTTTGCATGCGCAGGGTCACCGCATTGCAGGCCGGACCCAGTGGTTCACCACCGATAAAATGTCCGGTTTCCCGCAGTTCATTGTCGTAAGCGAGACAGCACTGCTCCATGCTCTGGCGCTCTGCTTCAGGCAAGGCGTTGAACTGCTGCTCGTCGAAATATCCCAAACAAACAAATTTCATGTGAGTTGACTCCGTGGATTGAATGATGTGCGCGGAAAATCTTATCCGCTTTCCCCTATAGTCGCTTCACCTGTGCTCGATTCGACACTTCCAAAAATTTTTCCCACAAAAATTTGTTCACGCCCGTTTCACACCGGATGAACTCTCAACCATTCGAAGTTTTCGCTGTAACAATCGCCGCTCCGGTTCCTGTCGCGCAAGTCCCAGTGCCAGCTCAAAGGCCTGCGCCGCCTGCTCAAACCGTCCGTTTCGACGCAGCAACTCTCCACGTGCAGAGTGCGCGAGGTGGTAGTCCTGCAATTGCCCACGCTGCAGCAGGGCATCGATCCGGGTGAGTCCAGCCTCCGGACCATCCCGCATGGCGATCGCCACCGCCTGATTCAACTCAACCACAGGAGTAGGTCGCAACCGGAACAACAGTCCGTAGAGCAACACGATCTGATTCCAGTCTGTCTGAGCTGCACTCGATGCATCCGCATGCACGCAGGAAATCGCCGCCTGCAGTGTATAGTGCCCCACACCTCCCAATTTCATGGCACGTTCCACCCACTGGCGTCCTTCTGCAATCAACTCCTGATCCCAGCGGCTACGATCCTGGTCCTCGAGCAAAACGATATCGCCCGCATCATCGAGGCGCGCGCTGCGTCGCGACTCATGCAACAGCATCAGCGCCAGCAATCCCATGACTTCGGGTTCTGGCAACAGACTCAGAATCGCGCGCGCCAGGCGAATCGCTTCGCTGCACAGTTCGAAGCGAATGGCGCACTGCCCGGCAGATGCAGAATAACCCTCGTTGAAGACCAGGTACACCACTGCCAGCACCGAATCAAGTCGCTCGGGTAACTCTGCGGTGGAGGGTATGCTGAACGGGATGCGAGCCTCTTGGATCTTCTTTTTTCCGCGCACGATTCGCTGCGCCATTGTTGACCGAGAGGTTAGAAATGCGCTCGCAATCTCTTCGGTCGTCAGTCCACACACTTCCCGCAGGGTCAGGGGTATCTGAATGTCCGGGTCAATAGCTGGGTGACAGCATGTGAAAATCAGGCGCAGCCGATCATCCTGAATATCCTGTTCCGCAAAGGAGTGATTTGCAGATTCGATTTCGTCCAGACGTCGCTGTAGCTCCGGCTCGAGCATGTGGCGCCGCGAGCGTCGACGCAGCACGTCAATGGCCTTGAACTTACCGGTGGTGATCAGCCAGGCTGCCGGATTCTCCGGAATCGACGATTGGGGCCATGTCTTGATCGCCGCAGTAAACGCATCATGCAGTGCATCTTCCGCCACATCCATATCCCCGATCAGCCGGATCAGCGATGCGAGTACCTTTCCAGATTCACTGCGGTAAATCTGATCCATTCGGGACTGGAAGGAGGCGTCGCCGGACATGGACCCTTCAATGGCACAAATAACACCTTGCTTGCAAGCACTCGTTGAAGTTTGTTGCGGGTCAGGGCTTGAGCATGCGTATCTCTACCCGTCGGAATTCGATGGGATGACTCTCTGCCTGCAGCGCGATAAATCCACCCTGCAGGGAAAGATCGTCGCTCTGAATCAAGCGCTGTGCGTCGGCATCGTCCGGGTCCAGCTGAGGCTGCGAATATTCCATGACAGTCGTCCCGTTGATGCGGTGAACGATGCGTTCATTGCCCCGCACTTCCACCTCAGCAGTCACCCACTGTTCGCCGTGAAAGGTTGGTGAAGTCGATTCCGTGCAATGTGCCGTGTGCAGTTTTCCGTCCATCACGACATGAGTGCCCGGAGTGCAGAGATTGCCAGTCGGACGCGCGTCAATCCCGTTCCCCCCAAGAAACTGTACCTCAATGGAGACCGGAAAATTCTGCGCTTCGCCCATGGTTTCCGGAGCCTGACTGTGCACCATCACTCCACTGTTGCGATAGGCCCAACCGGGACCGCCACTCGCCTGTTCTCCCACAAAACGATATTCGATGCGCAGCACATAGTGCGTGAACGGTGCTCGGTAAAACAGATGCCCGAACTCATTCTGAAAGGGTTTCGCGGGATCGTAAACCACACGCAGAATTCCCTGCTCGACGCGAAAAGTTTCTCCCGGATTGGCCCCGAGTGCATGGCCCGTGAATTTTGGGGTCCATCCCTTCAGGTCGCGTCCGTTAAAAAGCGAAACCCAAGAATCGTCGGAAGTCGAGTCAGCCGCCTGCATGAGGGGCATGTGCAGTAGCGCCAACACCGTCAGCGCACAGTTCAGGGTTCGCAGCAATGCATTCATGGCACAATCATGGTCGATGGATCGACTGGAGTCGAGTCGTCATTGCAGCGGCGCAGCAGGGTGAAATACATCGGTCCCCAGCCATCATCCAGATCGGGTCGGATCATCCAGCCGTAGCGCGTTGCGCGGCCAATGGGCGCCGTGACCGGTAGCAGCTCGGCATCAGTCTTTTTCTGCAGGTAGCGCTCGATCACCCCATCATTTTCGGACGGATGGATGGAACAGGTGGAATACAGCACTACCCCTCCCGGACGCGTTGCCAGCACAGCGGAGCAAAGCAATCCATATTGCCGCTTGGCAAGGGATTTGACGCGGTGCGGACTCCACTGAGCCAGGGCCTTCGCATCGCCCAGCACATGCCGCTCACTCGAACAGGGGGCATCGAGCAAAACGCGATCATATCGCTGCTGGTGGCGATAGCCCCAGTCAATTCCGTCCGCTGCCGCCAGTTTCAACTGAGGCAACTCAAAGGCATCCTGTCCATGGTAGCGTCGAATCACCTGCTTGAGTTTTTCGAGCCGGGGTCGTGAGAGGTCGGTGAGCATCAGGGCATCCCCCTCGGCAAGGGATTCCAGCAACATCAGCGCCTTCCCGCCCGGTGCCGCACAGACATCCCAACTGGACTTGGCTGGATGCTTCAGCAGCGTCTTCACTGCCAGTACCGATGCCAGATCCATCAGATAAAAGGCGTCGGGATGCTGCTCCATCGCTTCGAGCACTTCAAACTCGCGCACATCAAAACAGCCGGGCAGCTCAAGTGTTTCGGGTATACCCTCAGGCAGCACACCTTGCCGAACACCCATGCGCGTAAGCCGGGCAACATGTTGGCGCGCTCGCAACAGGGCAGATTTCAGAGAGGTCCACTCGTCCCCAAACACGGTCTGGTAGTGGGACTCAAAATCAGCTGCCATGCCGCGCTCCCCCAACCACTAAAAACACTTACGATTCCCCGATCAATACGCCTTCGCAAAGACGGCCTTGCGCGTGGTCGGCTTGCCAGTGAAGATACACTCCCCGGGTTCAAACGCATCGAGCAATACACAGCGCACGGTTGTCTTGAACTGCTTGGACAGCGCATCCTCCAGTTCCGCATCCCCCGCCCAGTAGGCGATGGCAAATCCGGTCTCATCCGTCTCGGATGCAAAATACGATTCATAGGCCGCACGGGAGTTGACTTCGCAGGTGCGCGCTTCGCGATACGCCTTTGCGCGCTGCAACAGCGCATCCTGAATCTCCTGCAACAGGGATTCCACTCCGGCGATAAACGCGTCGCGCTCCAGGAATTCCTTCGCCTTCGGACCCTGATCCCGGCGAATCATCACCAGTTTGCCCGACTCGACATCGCGCGGCCCGACTTCGATGCGCACGGGCACACCTTTCTTGACCCACTGCCAAGCCTTCTCCCCACCACGCAAATCCCGATCATCGACTTTCACGCGCAGGGGGCGGCCTGCATAGGATTTTGACTTCAATTCCGCATAAAGCGCATCCACATAGGCCATGACCGACTCCCGTTGTTCCTCCTTGGGAATCACGGGCATAATGACAATTTGCTGCGATGCCAGTCGCGGTGGCATCACCATGCCATCGTCATCCGCATGCGTCATGATCATGCCACCGATGAGACGCGTACTCACTCCCCAGGAGGTGGTCCACGCATGCTCTTCAACACCTTCCTTGCTCAGGAACTTGATGTTACAGGACTTCGCAAAATTCTGACCGAGAAAATGGGAAGTGCCCGCCTGCAGGGCTTTTCCATCCTGCATCATGGCTTCGATCGAGTAAGTATTGACGGCTCCGGGGAAGCGCTCGCCTTCGGTTTTTTCACCTTTGATAACGGGCATGGCCATGTAATTTTCCGCAAAGTCCGCATAGACATCCAG includes the following:
- the proS gene encoding proline--tRNA ligase, whose translation is MAKAPVLTPQADDFPRWYQDVLTKAELADHGPVRGTMVIRPYGYALWERMQAEVDARIKAAGAENAYFPLFIPESYLQREAEHVEGFSPELAVVTVGGGKELEEPVVVRPTSETVIGEYMSKWVQSHRDLPLLLNQWANVVRWEMRTRIFLRTAEFLWQEGHTVHATEAEAVEETLKMLDVYADFAENYMAMPVIKGEKTEGERFPGAVNTYSIEAMMQDGKALQAGTSHFLGQNFAKSCNIKFLSKEGVEEHAWTTSWGVSTRLIGGMIMTHADDDGMVMPPRLASQQIVIMPVIPKEEQRESVMAYVDALYAELKSKSYAGRPLRVKVDDRDLRGGEKAWQWVKKGVPVRIEVGPRDVESGKLVMIRRDQGPKAKEFLERDAFIAGVESLLQEIQDALLQRAKAYREARTCEVNSRAAYESYFASETDETGFAIAYWAGDAELEDALSKQFKTTVRCVLLDAFEPGECIFTGKPTTRKAVFAKAY
- a CDS encoding DUF1080 domain-containing protein, whose translation is MNALLRTLNCALTVLALLHMPLMQAADSTSDDSWVSLFNGRDLKGWTPKFTGHALGANPGETFRVEQGILRVVYDPAKPFQNEFGHLFYRAPFTHYVLRIEYRFVGEQASGGPGWAYRNSGVMVHSQAPETMGEAQNFPVSIEVQFLGGNGIDARPTGNLCTPGTHVVMDGKLHTAHCTESTSPTFHGEQWVTAEVEVRGNERIVHRINGTTVMEYSQPQLDPDDADAQRLIQSDDLSLQGGFIALQAESHPIEFRRVEIRMLKP
- a CDS encoding YciI family protein, translated to MKFVCLGYFDEQQFNALPEAERQSMEQCCLAYDNELRETGHFIGGEPLGPACNAVTLRMQNGAVAVTEGPFAETKEVLGGILMLEARDLNHAISLMSQHPGVRIGPFEIRSVDPEFAEKMERGGKSATA
- a CDS encoding RNA polymerase sigma factor encodes the protein MSGDASFQSRMDQIYRSESGKVLASLIRLIGDMDVAEDALHDAFTAAIKTWPQSSIPENPAAWLITTGKFKAIDVLRRRSRRHMLEPELQRRLDEIESANHSFAEQDIQDDRLRLIFTCCHPAIDPDIQIPLTLREVCGLTTEEIASAFLTSRSTMAQRIVRGKKKIQEARIPFSIPSTAELPERLDSVLAVVYLVFNEGYSASAGQCAIRFELCSEAIRLARAILSLLPEPEVMGLLALMLLHESRRSARLDDAGDIVLLEDQDRSRWDQELIAEGRQWVERAMKLGGVGHYTLQAAISCVHADASSAAQTDWNQIVLLYGLLFRLRPTPVVELNQAVAIAMRDGPEAGLTRIDALLQRGQLQDYHLAHSARGELLRRNGRFEQAAQAFELALGLARQEPERRLLQRKLRMVESSSGVKRA